The genomic window TGCTCCCGGAACTTCCACAGGTTCACCGCGTCGAAGAAGGCGGTCCGGGCTGACTCCAGGTAGGTGAAGTACTTGGCGTTGTTCACGTGCCCGAGGACGTCCATGTCGGCCCAGCGGACCGTCATCGGGATCGAGAAGGTGTACCGGTCGCGCGTGGGGAGCTCGGGGGCGGCGCCAGGAGAGGGGCGGGAGGTCACGCGACCTCCCGCAGGGCGCCGTTTCGCACGTCGAAGACCAGCCCCTTGACCGCAACCGTCCGGGGGATGAAGGGCGAAGAGCGGATCCGCCGGACCTGCTCCCGCAGGTGGGGAACGAGATGCGGGAAGCCGTGGAAGGCGATTCCGCGCGGGTCCCGGCCTGTTACCCGCCGCAGGGCCCTCCGGAAGGCGGCTTCGGGAAAGCGCAGCATGCCGCAGTGGGTGTGGTTGATGACCAGGATGCGCCGGACCCCCAGGAGCCGGACGGCCACGATCAAGGAGCGGAGGACGTCCTCCGTCACGACCCCTCCGGCATTCCGGATGATGTTGGCGTCTCCGGTCCGGAGGGCCAGGACTTCCGGGACGTGCAGGCGGGCGTCCATGCAGGCGACCACGGCGAGCTTCTGAGCCGGGCGCTTGTCGAGGGCCGAGCCGTTTAGCCAGTACTGGTAGGTCCGCCCTGCGGGGAGATGTGCAGTACCGCGCCCCATGATGGGCCCTCCCTTAAACCAGACTCCCCATGACCCGCGCCGCCGTCACCTCCTCCGCCCGGATGTGGACCGCCTGGCCCTGGAGCCGATCCTCCGCCTCCACGAGGACCGGGATGTAGTTGTCGGTCAGGGCCGTGAGGCGCCCCGTCGCCCGGTCCCGCTCGGCCAGGATGACGGCCGGCAGGACCTGCCCCACCGCCCGCTGCCGGAACGCCAGGCTCTTCTCCTGGCCGAGGGCCCGGAGGATGGCGTTCCGCCGCGCCTTCACGTCCGGGGCAACCTGATCCGGCATCCCCGCGGCGACCGTCCCCGCCCGCCTCGAATAGGTGAAGACGTGCAGGTAGGCGACGGGCAGCTCGGCCAGGAGCGCTACCGTGTTCTGGAAGGCCCCCTCCGTCTCCCCGGGGAACCCGACGATGACATCCGCCCCGATGGCGACTCCCGGGGTGGCCTCCACGGCCGCCCGGACCGTCTCGCGGAAGTGCCTCGCCCGGTAGGAGCGGCCCATGGCCCGGAGGATCCCGTCGTCCCCGCTCTGCAGGGCCAGGTGCAGGTGCCGGCAGATCCGGCCACTCTCCGCCATGAGCCCAATGAGATCTCCTCGGACCTCGTGCGGATGCAGCGACGAGAGCCGCAGGCGGGGGAGCTCCGTCTCAGACAGGACCCGGCGGACGAGATCACTCAACCAGACCCGGGGCTTCAGGTCCCACCCGTAGGTCCCCAGGTTGATCCCGGTCAGGACCACCTCCGGATGCCCGGCCGCGGCCAGGCGGCGCGCCTCCGTGACCGCGGCATCAGGCGGGAAGCTCCGGCTCGGCCCCCTGACCTTTGGGATGATGCAAAAGGTGCAGGCGAAGTTGCAGCCGTCCTGCACCTTCAGGAACGGCCGCGTCCGGTCCGCGTCGGTCGGGGCCGCGGCCGCCTGGAAGGTCCGGAGGGCGCCGATGTCCCCCACGACGGCCCGCGGCGGGCTGCCCCACGCGAAGTCCCGGAGGTAGCGGAGGACCTCCCCCTTCTCGCCGTTTCCGAGGACGAGGTCCACCCCTTCGATTCCCAGGAGAGCCTGCGGGCTCGCCTGCGCATAGCAGCCGGTGGCCACGACGAAGGCGAGCGGGTTGCGCCGCACCGCCTGGCGGATGATCCGGCGGGAATCGGCGTCGGCCCGGGCCGTGACCGTGCAGGTGTTGACGACGTACACGTCCGCCTGGGCGCTGAAAGGAACGGTC from Candidatus Methylomirabilis sp. includes these protein-coding regions:
- a CDS encoding carbonic anhydrase is translated as MGRGTAHLPAGRTYQYWLNGSALDKRPAQKLAVVACMDARLHVPEVLALRTGDANIIRNAGGVVTEDVLRSLIVAVRLLGVRRILVINHTHCGMLRFPEAAFRRALRRVTGRDPRGIAFHGFPHLVPHLREQVRRIRSSPFIPRTVAVKGLVFDVRNGALREVA
- the mtaB gene encoding tRNA (N(6)-L-threonylcarbamoyladenosine(37)-C(2))-methylthiotransferase MtaB, whose translation is MRVAFATLGCRQNQFETDLMADAFRADGYETVPFSAQADVYVVNTCTVTARADADSRRIIRQAVRRNPLAFVVATGCYAQASPQALLGIEGVDLVLGNGEKGEVLRYLRDFAWGSPPRAVVGDIGALRTFQAAAAPTDADRTRPFLKVQDGCNFACTFCIIPKVRGPSRSFPPDAAVTEARRLAAAGHPEVVLTGINLGTYGWDLKPRVWLSDLVRRVLSETELPRLRLSSLHPHEVRGDLIGLMAESGRICRHLHLALQSGDDGILRAMGRSYRARHFRETVRAAVEATPGVAIGADVIVGFPGETEGAFQNTVALLAELPVAYLHVFTYSRRAGTVAAGMPDQVAPDVKARRNAILRALGQEKSLAFRQRAVGQVLPAVILAERDRATGRLTALTDNYIPVLVEAEDRLQGQAVHIRAEEVTAARVMGSLV